In Alkalihalobacillus sp. TS-13, the following are encoded in one genomic region:
- a CDS encoding O-antigen ligase → MLLLFIVGSYHLHQTWKNSEGMMLTPGLFLLACMFISSFCASIVLGDLSYFLVPALVIAYTGIYKKIQKDGVERTFTAYKWIIISAGVYFYCLYPFQEFLISPTYKNYITGTVLVGQVGFHDYQRLIGAAYNPNFSVTLLLLGLSFLLAECLENLRKKCYSKAALQAVITMIFIHAVFLTGSRSGFSAMVVIFLLFLFRLNRILTFSLIMLMGLNMSLILSWMPRNENLIQSAIRRKEIWGNSIQLWQENALFGLTPLGFGKEYLLHFNEHIPHAHNLIIGIFTEYGTLGGTAFMIVLFINVYKGVYLYFTMQNVKQLDTLLLSLPVILLTGIFDYVLFSPQVALIGIILIAYWDKYTAGLPIWSSWMLSIPRWSDRLFYKKRDS, encoded by the coding sequence GTGCTGTTACTCTTTATCGTTGGAAGTTACCATTTGCACCAGACTTGGAAAAATAGCGAGGGGATGATGTTGACCCCTGGCCTTTTCCTGCTTGCATGTATGTTCATTTCATCCTTTTGTGCCTCAATTGTGTTGGGGGATCTTTCGTATTTTTTAGTTCCAGCGCTGGTCATCGCTTACACTGGAATTTATAAAAAAATCCAGAAAGATGGTGTAGAGAGAACTTTCACAGCATACAAATGGATCATCATATCCGCAGGCGTTTACTTCTACTGTTTGTATCCTTTCCAGGAATTTTTGATCAGTCCTACATACAAGAATTATATCACCGGGACAGTATTAGTTGGTCAGGTGGGATTCCATGATTACCAGAGGTTGATCGGGGCTGCATACAATCCTAACTTTTCAGTGACATTGTTGCTTTTAGGATTATCATTCCTCCTTGCTGAGTGTTTAGAAAACCTAAGAAAAAAATGCTATTCCAAGGCTGCTTTACAAGCAGTCATAACTATGATCTTTATCCATGCTGTCTTTTTAACTGGATCCAGATCTGGCTTTTCTGCAATGGTGGTCATTTTCCTTTTATTTTTGTTTCGCCTGAATAGGATATTGACTTTCAGCCTGATCATGCTTATGGGGTTGAATATGAGTTTGATTTTAAGCTGGATGCCAAGGAATGAAAACCTTATACAATCTGCTATAAGAAGGAAGGAAATTTGGGGGAATTCAATCCAGCTGTGGCAGGAAAATGCATTGTTCGGGTTGACACCACTGGGATTTGGTAAAGAATATCTTCTTCATTTCAATGAGCATATCCCCCATGCCCACAATTTGATTATAGGGATATTCACCGAATACGGCACTCTTGGTGGAACTGCATTCATGATCGTACTCTTTATCAATGTGTACAAAGGGGTCTATCTTTATTTTACAATGCAAAACGTCAAACAACTTGATACGCTCTTACTTTCACTACCCGTAATTCTGTTGACTGGTATTTTTGATTATGTGCTTTTCTCACCGCAGGTTGCGTTAATTGGAATCATTTTAATCGCATACTGGGACAAATATACGGCAGGACTGCCCATTTGGAGTTCATGGATGTTAAGTATACCAAGATGGAGTGATCGGCTATTTTATAAAAAGCGGGATTCGTGA